TCGCGCAGATGAAAGGAAATTATGTCGGGCACCTGCGATGGGCATTGGAATCCATCAGGTCAGCTAACTTTTCCGGCGACCACATGGAGCTGGCATTATTCTATGCCAGGGTGGGCGATGCCTACGCGACCAGTTCCGATAAGAGGGGAAATGCAGTGGTCTGGTACAAAAAGGCGCTCAGTGAGTTTTTGAAGAACAAGGACGGCAGGCATGCCTATAAACTGCTGATCCGTTTCTATAATGAAGATTTGAGCAGTTCGGAAAGCAACCCGCTAATTGGATTGATTAATCGCCTGCTTATCGCGAGTCCGCCTGAGAATACCATTGATCAGCAAGATGCGTACATTGCATTGGGGGAGGCATACCGGAGAATGAAGGACTATAAAAAAGCAGAAAAGTATTTCCTGGAGGCACGGGGACTGTCCGCTGCCAATCAAAGGATCAGGGGAAAGATGAACGACGGGAACCTGAATTTTTTATTAGGACAATTTTATTTTCAGGCCGGAAACCTGCCGAAAAGCAGGAGGTATCTTACCGCGCTCGTCCGGGATTCTGCCGCCAGCCGGGAAGCGGCCGGAAACCTGGCAGAAGCTTACTGGCTGTTACACCAGATCGATGCTGGCCTAGGAAAGTACGTCTCATCAATGCATTACCTTCAGTTACACAATCAACTCGCGGATTCCATCCATCATATAACCGACCAGCCTGGATACGCTGCGATATTTAAACTGCCAATGTCCAGGCCGGTCGTTCCCGTAAACAGCGCGAGTGCGGCTTCCGGCAGTGCGCGCATCAACGTTACCGTTTTGGTTTTGATTGCCTTAACGCTCATCGGTTTTGGCTGGGTGCTGATCTCCCGGTTTAAGGTGAGCATCAGAAAATTGCTCGATAATCAATATCAAAAGCGGCTGCTGGCAGAAGCGACACGCAAACAAATAGGACTTTTAGCATCCAGGGAAAAGCTTCTCAAGGAAGTTCAGTTCAGGGTTCAGGATAATCTTAAGATCATCATCAGCCTGCTGAGCCGCCAGTCTGATTTTATTACTGACCAGGATGCGCTGGAAGCTATCGGGCAAAGTCAAAGCCGGATGATGGCCATGTCGCTTGTCTACGGACTGGTGGAACCGGAAAACGAGCATACCGGCGTTAATCTTGCCGCTTATGTTTCAACACTCGTAGCTTTTTTGCAAGAGAACCATCAAAAGGCAAAATATATACGGTTTGTCTTGAACCTTGATCCCGTTCATGTCGACCTTTCCAAAGCAGTTCCCCTGGCTCTGATGGTTCATGAGATTCTTACGAACAGTATCAGGCATGCTTTTCTATTTCAGGAATACCCCGAAATAAATATCGAACTGCAGCTGCTACCCGGCGAACCTGTTCGTTTGTTTATACAGGATAACGGCTCCGGGCTTCCGGATGACCTTGACCCGGTGACCAGCCGCTCGTTTGGCTTCAGCCTGATAGTGGGACTGGCATCCCAGATAGATGCGCTGCCGGTCTTCCGTAGCCACATGGGCCTTGCGGTCGAAATCAGTTTTGCGTTACAGGAAGAAAAAAACCTTGGATAAATCGAGAGTTATCGCAGCACGTGTTATGTCAAAAGAGGTCCGCTGTAATAACGGGACCCTGGGTGCTGGGACATTATTTGAAGAACACCGTTATAACGGCGGGGAGCAGTGGAAAATTGCACGCGGGGCGGCGCTGCCGGAGAAGTGTGCCGCTGTCCGCGTAGCAATCCAACCATCATCATGAAACAAAAAAACGTAGATTTTTTATGCCTAACAGCGTTGCATTGCCGGATTCAGGCTTCGGCAACTTGCATTTCAAAAAAAATGCCATCTGTAATGAGCAATCCGCTCTCCCCATTATAGGTTTCGACGGTATGCACGTATTTAATACACCGGAAAAGGTAATCATACCCTAGATCCACCAGGCGGACTGAAGCGTTCTCCGCTGAAATCAGCTCGCTGCTCTGTACGCAGTA
The sequence above is a segment of the Mucilaginibacter celer genome. Coding sequences within it:
- a CDS encoding histidine kinase dimerization/phosphoacceptor domain -containing protein, whose translation is MLKIVFTSAFIFSAWSVAAQVPDSSPNNKALMLLSSAFITVSREAAIDLDSSLVLTAKYHHLSRAVLISEGIDDAYAIKCCRWIDDRNTSVPENEIKQLHGSRKVRLQMLLGAYYAFQPGFRKSDTKRGIYWLRLAEKGNNVVNNHNWGMHINCLLGKCYLKSGAIGRAKECFRKVTASPYFTDQRIVAKAWNYEGMYTPFLPSTSGMRIIFLTRACKLFFRVRDEGNRANALANIAYLNFARQNFRDAEMAAMESLRVQRYAGIPYSHYTTDLLSLIAQMKGNYVGHLRWALESIRSANFSGDHMELALFYARVGDAYATSSDKRGNAVVWYKKALSEFLKNKDGRHAYKLLIRFYNEDLSSSESNPLIGLINRLLIASPPENTIDQQDAYIALGEAYRRMKDYKKAEKYFLEARGLSAANQRIRGKMNDGNLNFLLGQFYFQAGNLPKSRRYLTALVRDSAASREAAGNLAEAYWLLHQIDAGLGKYVSSMHYLQLHNQLADSIHHITDQPGYAAIFKLPMSRPVVPVNSASAASGSARINVTVLVLIALTLIGFGWVLISRFKVSIRKLLDNQYQKRLLAEATRKQIGLLASREKLLKEVQFRVQDNLKIIISLLSRQSDFITDQDALEAIGQSQSRMMAMSLVYGLVEPENEHTGVNLAAYVSTLVAFLQENHQKAKYIRFVLNLDPVHVDLSKAVPLALMVHEILTNSIRHAFLFQEYPEINIELQLLPGEPVRLFIQDNGSGLPDDLDPVTSRSFGFSLIVGLASQIDALPVFRSHMGLAVEISFALQEEKNLG